Proteins from a genomic interval of Echeneis naucrates chromosome 21, fEcheNa1.1, whole genome shotgun sequence:
- the LOC115062015 gene encoding OX-2 membrane glycoprotein: protein MKKMMIQASCRKCLQACLLLLLVGRLQGRVTAPEHLEAPVEKPFTLTCSVSRDRGESLKQVRWLDVQNQILLSYQPGNRDSVSGQQHVELATSPKDTSSIVIRRVGFRDEGCYTCIFDMHPSGSKQGQICLTVTAQVTVDSNNKTAVSGKKVSFSCSYGLPEKVTQITWKYTPAQGSSTDVASFAKRSDPMIEPPYQGRVWLSPSLSHSQLTIQPVAIHDEGCYTCLYNAHSGETKSSTVCLSTYVLPKPQVSYKTTSPGVIEANCTCVSRPPAEIVWNVERDNRTMGPPVTTQLPQGDGTTLLISTLTVQSGLLKDVSVKCLVHHKGLESPIAVSMNTKIGTALTILISVTTVAALLVMSLCFCLWKCFLRKEVD from the exons atgaagaagatgatgatccAGGCCTCCTGCAGAAAATGTCTGCAGGCATGTTTACTCCTGTTGCTGGTGGGAAGACTACAGG GCAGGGTCACTGCACCAGAGCATCTGGAAGCGCCCGTGGAGAAACCCTTCACTCTGACCTGCAGTGTTTCAAGGGATCGAGGTGAATCCTTGAAGCAGGTGCGTTGGCTGGATGTCCAGAACCAGATCCTGCTGAGCTACCAACCTGGCAATAGAGACAGCGTGAGCGGACAGCAGCATGTGGAGCTCGCAACATCCCCAAAGGATACTTCATCGATTGTCATCCGCAGGGTGGGCTTCCGAGATGAAGGCTGCTACACCTGCATCTTTGATATGCATCCTTCTGGTTCAAAGCAGGGACAGATCTGCCTCACTGTCACTG CACAAGTCACTgttgacagcaacaacaagacAGCAGTGAGTGGGAAGAAGGTGTCATTCTCGTGCTCTTACGGCTTGCCTGAAAAAGTGACACAAATCACATGGAAATACACTCCTGCACAGGGGAGCTCCACAGACGTGGCCTCCTTTGCAAAGCGGAGCGACCCCATGATCGAGCCACCATACCAGGGAAGGGTCTGGCTCAGTCCCTCCCTGTCCCATAGCCAGCTCACCATCCAACCTGTGGCTATTCATGACGAGGGCTGCTACACTTGCTTGTATAATGCACATTCTGGTGAAACGAAGAGCTCCACGGTTTGCCTCTCCACCTATG TGCTGCCCAAACCCCAAGTGAGCTACAAGACCACCTCTCCAGGCGTGATCGAGGCTAACTGCACATGTGTGTCGCGTCCCCCAGCGGAGATCGTGTGGAATGTGGAGCGAGATAACCGCACCATGGGCCCCCCGGTGACCACACAGCTCCCACAGGGAGATGGGACCACGTTGCTCATCAGTACCCTGACCGTGCAGTCAGGGCTGCTGAAAGATGTGTCCGTCAAATGCTTGGTACACCACAAAGGGCTTGAGTCACCGATTGCTGTATCCATGAACACAAAAA TTGGGACAGCTCTCACCATCTTGATCTCAGTCACCACAGTCGCAGCTCTGTTGGTCATGTCCCTCTGCTTCTGCCTTTGGAAATGCTTTTTGCGCAAAGAAG tggATTAG
- the pdzk1 gene encoding Na(+)/H(+) exchange regulatory cofactor NHE-RF3 has protein sequence MAGYNPKVISLTKRPGQTFGFYLRVEHGEAGHLIRCLEMGGPAELAGIKDGDRILRVNGKFVDELSHSDVVDLVRNSGASVTFHILNEASYKEAKAQGINLSYPKSSPVASGVSKQTPKPKLCYLVKSSSGYGFSLHSVKGEPGLFMMEVIPGSVADKAGIKSNDRVLEVNGENVEDATHYEVVEKIKQGGNSIMFLLVDEATDRYYQSKHMNIGRWLATTKYLPRNPRIINMNKGADGYGFLLREEPNQKGHFIKDIDRGSPAERACLKDMDRLVAVDGKEVENCEHEEVVDKIKKSGNNCCLFVVDKETDLMYKQGKVSPMLHWEEMNDSKSPPSYIEAISLPAAVRPPTPVHEEEEELRPKLCKMERTSAGYGFHLNGIQGVGGQYIKEVVKGGAADKAGLEDEDVVVEVNGVNVEQSTHDEVVEMIRKSGNSLEVLAAKRSVYDQLKAKGVTITRLLLGETYVLVHTAETPEKTLHEDKPETLTEQARPRSSSSSSSSSSSSSEESMDERL, from the exons ATGGCCGGGTACAATCCAAAAGTGATTTCACTAACCAAGAGGCCAGGTCAGACGTTTGGCTTCTATCTGAGGGTGGAGCATGGTGAGGCAGGCCACCTGATCCGCTGCCTGGAAATGGGAGGTCCAGCTGAGCTGGCTGGAATTAAAGATGGAGACCGCATCCTTCGGGTCAATGGAAAATTTGTTGATGAACTCTCCCATTCAGAT GTTGTGGACCTGGTGAGAAACAGTGGGGCATCCGTTACGTTCCACATCCTGAATGAAGCCTCCTACAAGGAAGCAAAGGCACAGGGAATAAACCTTTCCTACCCTAAAAGCTCACCAGTTGCCAGTGGTGTGTCCAAACAGACGCCGAAACCCAAACTCTGCTACTTGGTCAAGTCCAGCTCGGGCTACGGGTTTTCCCTTCACTCAGTCAAAG GGGAGCCGGGTTTGTTCATGATGGAGGTGATCCCAGGAAGTGTTGCTGACAAAGCCGGGATCAAATCCAACGACCGTGTGTTGGAAGTCAATGGGGAAAATGTTGAAGACGCCACGCATTATGAAGTAGTGGAAAAGATCAAGCAGGGAGGAAACAGCATTATGTTCCTTTTGGTTGACGAGGCAACAGACAGGTACTACCAGAGTAAGCACATGAATATAGGAAGGTGGTTAGCTACAACCAAGTACCTCCCTCGCAATCCACGCATCATCAACATGAACAAGGGAGCCGATGGATATGGTTTCTTGCTCAGAGAGGAGCCCAATCAAAAAG GACACTTCATCAAGGACATAGATAGAGGGAGCCCAGCAGAAAGAGCTTGCCTGAAGGACATGGACAGACTTGTGGCTGTTGACGGCAAAGAGGTGGAGAACTGTGAACACGAGGAAGTGGTTGATAAGATTAAGAAGAGTGGCAACAATTGCTGTCTCTTTGTGGTGGACAAAGAGACTGATCTTATGTACAAGCAG GGGAAAGTGTCACCTATGCTTCACTGGGAAGAGATGAATGATTCCAAGTCACCACCCAGTTACATAGAAGCCATTAGCTTACCTGCTGCAGTCCGACCACCCACACCTGTtcatgaggaagaggaggagctcaGGCCTAAACTCTGTAAGATGGAAAGGACTTCAGCTGGATATGGTTTTCACCTGAATGGCATCCAAGGTGTGGGTGGACAGTACATCAAGGAG GTGGTGAAGGGTGGAGCAGCTGATAAGGCAGGTCTGGAGGATGAAGATGTTGTTGTGGAGGTGAACGGAGTGAATGTGGAGCAGAGCACCCATGATGAGGTGGTGGAAATGATTCGCAAGAGTGGCAACTCGCTGGAGGTTTTGGCGGCCAAGAGGAGCGTCTATGACCAGCTCAAAGCTAAAGGAGTGACCATCACACGCCTGCTGCTTGGAGAAACATATGTTCTAGTTCACACTGCAGAAACTCCAGAGAAGACACTTCATGAAGACAAACCTGAAACTTTAACTGAACAAGCAAGACCGAGA tcctcatcatcatcatcatcatcatcatcatcatcatctgaagAAAGTATGGATGAGAGACTTTGA
- the si:ch73-390b10.2 gene encoding Golgi pH regulator, whose amino-acid sequence MSFLVDSVIMFTSQVLFFGFGWLFFMRQLFKDYEVRQYVVQVVFSITFAFSCTMFELIIFEILGALSSSSRYFHWKLNLYVILLVLIFVVPFYIGYFVVSNIRLLQRQRLLFACMVWFTFMYFFWKLGDPFPILSPKHGILSIEQLISRVGVIGVTLMALLSGFGAVNCPYTYMSYFLRNVTDSDILALERRLLQTMDMIVSKKKRIAMTRRQMYQRGEDQNKQTGFWGMIKSVTSTQTGSENLSLIQQEIDALEELSRQLFLETVDLQATKERIEYSKTFQGKYFNFLGYFFSIYCVWKIFMATINIVFDRVGKTDPVTRGIEITVNYLGIQFDVKFWSQHISFILVGIIIVTSIRGLLITLTKFFYAISSSKSSNVIVLVLAQIMGMYFVSSVLLMRMSMPLEYRSIVTEVLGELQFNFYHRWFDVIFLVSALSSILFLYLAHKQAPEKHMAL is encoded by the exons ATGTCGTTCCTGGTGGACTCGGTCATCATGTTCACCTCACAG GTACTATTCTTTGGATTTGGCTGGTTATTCTTTATGCGGCAATTGTTCAAAGACTATGAG GTACGACAGTATGTCGTCCAGGTCGTCTTCTCCAtcacttttgctttttcttgtaCCATGTTTGAGCTCATCATCTTTGAAATTCTTGGTGCCTTGAGTAGTAG TTCCCGGTATTTCCACTGGAAACTGAATCTGTATGTGATACTGCTGGTGCTAATCTTTGTGGTGCCTTTCTACATTGGTTACTTTGTTGTCAGCAATATACGCCTGT tGCAGAGACAGAGGCTTCTTTTCGCCTGTATGGTGTGGTTTACCTTCATGTATTTCTTCTGGAAGTTGGGTGATCCATTTCCTATCCTCAGTCCAAAACATG GCATTCTGTCAATTGAGCAGCTCATCAGTCGCGTTGGTGTGATTGGAGTCACTCTGATGGCTCTGCTGTCTGGATTCGGTGCTGTTAACTGTCCCTACACGTACATGTCGTATTTCCTCAG aaatgtaaCAGACAGTGACATCCTTGCCCTAGAGAGACGACTTCTCCAAACTATGGACATGATTGTCAGCAAGAAGAAACG AATTGCCATGACACGGAGGCAGATGTACCAACGTGGAGAAGATCAGAATAAACAGACTGGATTTTGGGGCATGATCAAGAGTGTTACCTCCacccaaacaggaagtgaaa ACCTCTCTCTGATCCAGCAAGAGATTGATGCTCTAGAAGAGCTGAGTCGACAACTCTTTCTAGAGACAGTGGACCTGCAAGCCACCAAG GAACGAATTGAGTACTCAAAGACATTCCAGGGGAAATACTTCAACTTCCTTGGCTATTTCTTTTCCATTTATTGCGTTTGGAAAATCTTCATG GCCACTATCAATATTGTGTTTGACCGAGTAGGGAAGACGGATCCAGTGACAAGGGGTATTGAAATAACAGTGAACTACTTGGGTATTCAGTTTGAT GTAAAATTTTGGTCtcaacacatttcattcatcttgGTGGGAATAATAATCGTTACATCCATTCGTGGCTTGCTCATCACGCTCACTAAG TTCTTCTACGCAATATCAAGCAGCAAGTCTTCCAATGTCATTGTGCTGGTCCTTGCTCAGATCATG GGAATGTATTTTGTATCATCTGTACTGTTGATGCGCATGAGCATGCCACTGGAATATCGCTCCATTGTGACTGAGGTTCTAGGAGAGCTGCAGTTCAACTTCTACCACCGCTGGTTTGATGTCATCTTCCTGGTCAGCGCTCTGTCTAGCATCCTCTTTCTTTATCTGGCCCACAAGCAGGCACCAGAGAAACACATGGCCCTCTGA